GGATCGCATTGTGTCGTTCTACAATACATGAACACCATCCTTTAAGCAGATCGCAGGCAGAGCCGCCATCACCGATTGATGGCGGCCCTGTCAGTTGAAGACATATTCATCCCCGCACAAAATACGGAATCGCCATCAACACCACACCGACTAAGACCAGCACATAGACGTTGGCAATAAAGTAGGGGAAGACACAGAGGGCAACGCCGACGCAGAGCGGGACCACAGCCCGTTGCTTTCTGCCATAGATAAAGAAGCCAACGCCGATCGATCCAAAGAGCATCCCCCACATCAATACAGCCGTACTGCCCAATTCAAACATGGCTCAGGGTCTCACTGTGCTGAGGCAAACACCTTGGCGATCAGCTCCTGGGCCTCACCTTGAATCCGCTTCAAATGCTCCTTGCCGCGAAAGCTCTCCGCGTACAGCTTATACACATCTTCGGTGCCCGATGGCCTGGCCGCGAACCAGCCGTGATCCGTCACGACTTTCAATCCGCCGATTGCCGCCCCGTTGCCTGGCGCCGTCGTCAGCATGGCGAGGATCCGGTCACCGGCCAATTCCGTGGCGCGCACCTGGGCAGGGGAGAGCTTGGAGAGAATCACCTTCTGTTCAGGCGTCGCGACGGCATCGATTCGCTCGTATACCGGCTCACCCAACTCCTGAGTCAGATCGCGATAGAGTTCCGCCGGATTCTTACCGGTTGTCGCCATCATCTCGGCCGCCAGTAGATCCATAATAATGCCGTCTTTGTCGGTAGACCACACCGTTCCATCCCGTCGTAAGAATGACGCCCCGGCGCTTTCTTCACCGCCGAATCCCAGCGAGCCGTCCAACAGTCCACTCACAAACCACTTGAAGCCGACCGGCACCTCAACCAACTTCCTGGTCAGTTTGGCGGCGACCCGATCGATGAGGCTGCTGCTGACCAACGTCTTGCCGATCCCCGCATCGGATTTCCAGCCGGGACGATTGGCAAACAAATACGCGATCGATGCCGCGAGGTAATGATTGGGATTCATCAAGCCGGCGGTTTTGGTCACAATCCCATGACGATCATTATCGGCATCGTTGCCGAAGGCGACATCGAAACGATCCTTCAGCGCAATCAGATTCGCCATGGCATAGGGCGAGGAACAATCCATTCTGATTTTTCCATCCCAGTCCAACGGCATGAACCGAAACGTCGGATCGACCGTGGGGTTCACCGTTTCAATATTTAGTCCGTAGCGCTCGGCGATCGGCTGCCAATAGGCCACGCCGGACCCGCCCAACGGATCGATCCCAAGCTTCAGATTGGCCGACTTGATCACGTCCATATCGATGACGTTCCTCAGATCGCTCACGTAGGCGCGGATATAGTCATGCCGGTGCGTCGTCGCGGCATTCCGAGCCCGTTCAGGAGAAAACCTTTTCACCCCATGGAGCTTGGCAGCCAAAAGCGCATTCGCCCGATCTTCAATCCATTTGGTGGCCTGCGTATCGGCCGGTCCGCCATGGGGCGGGTTGTACTTGATCCCGCCGTCTTCCGGCGGATTGTGCGACGGGGTGATGACAATGCCGTCCGCCAGACCGGAGAGGCGGCCGCGGTTGTAGCTCAGGATTGCATGCGAGATGACCGGCGTTGGGGTAAATCCGCCATCCAGATCGATCATCACCTCGACACCGTTGGCCGCAAGCACTTCGAGCGCCGTGATGAAGGCAGGCTCCGAGAGTGCATGGGTATCTTTGCCCAGGTACAGCGGTCCCGTCGTCTGCTGTGCAGCACGGTACTCGCTGACGGCCTGCGCAATCGCGAGGATATGCTGTTCATTGAAGCTTCTTTTGAAGGAGGACCCGCGATGGCCGGAGGTCCCAAATGCCACCCGCTGGTCGCGCACAGTGACATCCGGCGAATCCGCCGTGTAGGCAGACAGCAGCCGGCGGACATCGACGAGATTGGATTCTGGAGCCGGCTGACCGGCCAAGGGATGAAGGGACATCGATCACCTCACGCAACGCCATGAGCCGAGTTGCTACAGACTGTTGCATGTACGCTTTGGCGGCGCGCCTGTCAATCGGCGAGGAATCGCGGCGAACACACCGTGGCCGCACAAGTTGCGGGGACGGCTTGAGCTGGAACGATCGAGAAGAATATACTCCCCCAAAAGACACTAGAGAATGTTGCAGCGTGGCGCGGTTGCAGCCCCTCCTGCAAGGCATTCGTTATACACAGGCGGAGGATGTTCGTATGAGCCCAGCCAACGAAGAAGAATTCCCACCGACTCCACAGCCCGTTCTTGCGCCGCTCACCAGCGCGGCGATATTCCTCACCGTCTGTATCAAGCCGGACCGTGAGAGTTACGCAACTGTGCGCGCGCTCTGCGCCAGTCTCCCGGGAATTTTTCGCGCGGTCGATTTCCGTCGCCTCGAGGCAGGCCTTTCGTGCGTCATGGGATTCGGAGCGAATGCGTGGGATCAACTGTTTGGACAACCTCGGCCGGCTGAACTCCATCCGTTTCGTGAGATCCGATCGGGTGAACGCCATGCCGTCTCGACGCCCGCCGACGTGTTGTTCCACATCCGCGCCGCGCACATGGATATGTGTTTCGAGTTGGCGACCCACATCATGGAGCGGCTGGGAGAAGCCGTCTCTGCGGTGGATGAGACCCACGGCTTCCGCTACTTCGATGATCGCGACCTGCTTGGATTCGTCGACGGGACGGAAAACCCCCGTGGGGAGGCCGTTCGTCAGGCGGCGCTCGTCGCCGGAGAAGACCCTTCGTTTACCGGCGGAAGCTATGTCATCGTTCAAAAATACCTCCACGACATGCCTCGCTGGAATGCGCTTTCAACAGAGGCGCAAGAGCGCATCATCGGGCGCAAAAAGCTTTCCGACATCGAGCTGGACGATGCCGTGAAGCCATCGTCAGCCCACAGTGCGCTGACCACCATTGTCGAGAACGGAAAACAAGTTCAGATTCTGAGAGACAACATGCCCTTTGGCCGACCCGGCCACGGCGAATTCGGCACATACTTTATCGGATACAGCCGGTCTCCGCGGACGACTGAACAAATGCTCGAGAACATGTTCATCGGGCGCCCCGCCGGCAACTACGACCGGCTATTGGATTTTAGCCGAGCCGTCACGGGCAGCTTGTTTTTTGCTCCATCAGCGACGTTTCTTGAAAATGCCGGGCCTGAAGAATCTTCTCCAGCGCCCACCGGCCCGTAGCCGATGGAGCCGGATCGCCATCACCTTCGAAGAAGTGACACCTGAATACGTCCCATCGGAGACTGGCTCCCATTTCAGACACGGCAAAAGAACAGCGCGAATCCGAGACCGCGCACAGGAGCCGCACTTTCATTCACCTGTGAGACGCGACATGCACCATCGATCGGCTCTGATCATTTTTGCGATAGTGGTCCTGTATGCAACCGGGTGCAGCATCGCTCCGCGCATTCTGGAATCGGACGGCGTGACTCAACGCACTCAGGCACTGCAAGATCTTCAAATCAAGGTCATGCGCTTCGCCGACGAGTATGTCGGACGAATTGTTGACCCCATCACGGCACTCGAATCCCGCAACGCCGCGGAACGCAGCCAAGCTCAAAATTGGAAGATTTCACAAGCAACATCGGCCTATATGATCGGGGCCGGGCCCAGTCCCGTTACCAACGCCGTGGACTTCGTGGTGCTCGCCACGCTGAGCCATATGGTGATTAACGATGTCTGGAGAAAAGGCGCGTACGGCGAACGCGCCGCTGCCCTGGATGAAGTCTACC
This is a stretch of genomic DNA from Nitrospira lenta. It encodes these proteins:
- the pgm gene encoding phosphoglucomutase (alpha-D-glucose-1,6-bisphosphate-dependent), coding for MSLHPLAGQPAPESNLVDVRRLLSAYTADSPDVTVRDQRVAFGTSGHRGSSFKRSFNEQHILAIAQAVSEYRAAQQTTGPLYLGKDTHALSEPAFITALEVLAANGVEVMIDLDGGFTPTPVISHAILSYNRGRLSGLADGIVITPSHNPPEDGGIKYNPPHGGPADTQATKWIEDRANALLAAKLHGVKRFSPERARNAATTHRHDYIRAYVSDLRNVIDMDVIKSANLKLGIDPLGGSGVAYWQPIAERYGLNIETVNPTVDPTFRFMPLDWDGKIRMDCSSPYAMANLIALKDRFDVAFGNDADNDRHGIVTKTAGLMNPNHYLAASIAYLFANRPGWKSDAGIGKTLVSSSLIDRVAAKLTRKLVEVPVGFKWFVSGLLDGSLGFGGEESAGASFLRRDGTVWSTDKDGIIMDLLAAEMMATTGKNPAELYRDLTQELGEPVYERIDAVATPEQKVILSKLSPAQVRATELAGDRILAMLTTAPGNGAAIGGLKVVTDHGWFAARPSGTEDVYKLYAESFRGKEHLKRIQGEAQELIAKVFASAQ
- a CDS encoding Dyp-type peroxidase, whose protein sequence is MSPANEEEFPPTPQPVLAPLTSAAIFLTVCIKPDRESYATVRALCASLPGIFRAVDFRRLEAGLSCVMGFGANAWDQLFGQPRPAELHPFREIRSGERHAVSTPADVLFHIRAAHMDMCFELATHIMERLGEAVSAVDETHGFRYFDDRDLLGFVDGTENPRGEAVRQAALVAGEDPSFTGGSYVIVQKYLHDMPRWNALSTEAQERIIGRKKLSDIELDDAVKPSSAHSALTTIVENGKQVQILRDNMPFGRPGHGEFGTYFIGYSRSPRTTEQMLENMFIGRPAGNYDRLLDFSRAVTGSLFFAPSATFLENAGPEESSPAPTGP